Proteins encoded together in one Anopheles darlingi chromosome 3, idAnoDarlMG_H_01, whole genome shotgun sequence window:
- the LOC125958084 gene encoding endochitinase-like: MVLWIGLILVYPAATAPHKRLVCKYSSWSTDRDYRGNFTYETGQIPVKLCTHLVYSFAQVDQKFFDIQPENPTRDILQSGYKHFTALKERQPTLRLLIDVHCLLAGCVTSVWSSNGTSVRENRQKFIASVVEFLETYRFDGIVISSYDREDVDELYRLVDGLKQAFRNAGYASWEVITYLPSFSKKYETEVYQKRRICEVADYVIEGVSYARSVDSAKVDVPSPMGVRPFDTGEFMNLTVKRAVDTWLSSGCPSQKILLEVPFHGRPFILANSRNRVPGSPALVFGQPGGYSGPDRKAYYEICHDLLDRSWTIEWDPRSMAPYAYRNTQWVGYENEISVVEKANYATRLGLGGLYASPIDFDDFRGVCGKKHILLSALANTFKPNQLTPDDSVDFAIFRG; this comes from the exons atggtgttgtggaTCGGCTTGATTCTGGTGTATCCAGCCGCCACAGCGCCCCATAAGCGACTCGTGTGTAAGTACAGCAGTTGGTCCACGGATCGAGACTATCGCGGTAATTTCACATACGAGACGGGCCAAATCCCAGTCAAGCTCTGTACCCACCTGGTGTACAGTTTCGCTCAAGTCGATCAGAAGTTTTTCGATATTCAACCGGAAAACCCAACACGCGATATACTGCAGTCCGGTTATAAGCACTTTACGGCGCTCAAGGAGCGGCAACCAACGTTGCGTCTTCTGATCGACGTCCACTGTTTGCTGGCGGGTTGTGTGACGTCCGTGTGGAGCTCGAATGGTACTTCCGTGCGtgaaaatcgtcaaaagtTTATCGCGAGTGTGGTTGAGTTTTTGGAAACGTATCGCTTCGATGGCATTGTGATTAGCTCGTACGATCGAGAGGATGTGGATGAGTTGTACCGGTTGGTGGATGGGTTAAAGCAGGCCTTTCGGAATGCTGGGTACGCTAGCTGGGAGGTGATTACCTATCTTCCAAGTTTCAGCAAAAAGTATGAGACGGAAGTTTACCAAAAACGGCGCATATGCGA GGTTGCGGATTACGTGATCGAGGGCGTCTCGTATGCCAGATCGGTCGACTCGGCAAAGGTTGACGTACCCAGCCCGATGGGCGTTCGACCGTTCGATACCGGCGAGTTCATGAATCTCACTGTGAAGCGAGCTGTTGATACATGGCTCAGTAGTGGATGTCCCTCGCAAAAGATCCTGCTCGAGGTACCGTTCCATGGCCGGCCATTCATTCTGGCAAACAGCCGAAACCGAGTGCCAGGTTCTCCAGCGCTGGTCTTTGGTCAACCCGGTGGCTACAGCGGTCCAGACCGTAAGGCCTACTACGAGATATGTCATGATTTGCTCGATCGAAGCTGGACGATCGAATGGGATCCTCGGAGTATGGCACCGTACGCGTACCGGAACACGCAGTGGGTTGGATATGAGAACGAGATCTCCGTCGTCGAGAAGGCCAACTATGCGACCAGACTAGGGCTCGGTGGTCTGTACGCTTctccgatcgatttcgatgacTTCCGGGGAGTTTGCGGTAAGAAGCACATCCTGCTGAGTGCACTGGCGAATACTTTTAAACCCAACCAGCTGACACCGGATGATTCGGTCGATTTTGCCATCTTTCGTGGGTAA
- the LOC125957463 gene encoding uncharacterized protein LOC125957463, whose amino-acid sequence MDMKSEILKRLSNPERVFADNLAYGVKLWKSANFYYMSKYDVIFEFFLDGLATFYRELSTLDEQQFNERWQIVNNFLALPCPSNALPATIVERLQSILRSLTEQIPNRREQLLESTLTVSFDGKFKNFYKFDFGSYGKALRVALEYYKKCLKETRPKEEEEKLIDRIFSDVKIYIKSASDDPSWTEAFGLILTPLSEVVLSLQMRGIDRHEELMECFKQVYFGEGKASNYHRVVDQTKKHLFMGCFDMNVLPLHVIALLIEGYLRAYREMKLEVLLFLKYFLLHAFVDESRSILKNTRQIFAVTKYVFALLRKYFIKVDQQLVMDFNFTELFTHKLKEFIDICAASDMLLKDLFSLICTINDYNPLILEQTIVGIILKTMFLRKDPETLHHYQCMLISTMKMYMKLNKNENFRAELFMNLSDHLEANDLNATIRELRGKGAGKRKSKLGTSEADTPSKKRKLLNGTSEAVNSEDDQMFLDHLLAEEKSSGEESKPVARVQLQNLCPTLAFAWPDVDGRLSEAMMQYIKTLLTARSFDYWDAMIAMLNEALETPLDEHTESSIFQFELTMCWLCYYFAGNTLIEHSNLFWEKLTKHFEEFDATLSNVSRTLLLGEEKSDARFYAAFLKMVYFYANYRLMVCYYRPDSIETEDNQQVHSYLTEAEWQTLEERLAVKDKPLMNRIILQKLRESDLTGNEAFAAASNDRQAVIDRVINDQPGEHLRWVLLDRSTNVWFLALLSRQQQASVADYLLDRAYCPLEGIKQILAGITTNHELIEVFMLTAFKRITEHVLTGCEKAISRKIPFDELLAGTAEDVVPRLKKLLERCASKRSDGITVELADIDELDHLLAVLDEIRIDEVEIERKVVLVAVNMLLYADISVSGSEQQIAHIRNQLMRHINLGTVTNISRFARIETLVSLFGQSPLLAVIIRQLATNLTEDAFEEFKSLLDSFKKCKTERFALLLLMFNFLQKNNSNKLKLVPADQLGALLDDFVGVIDEFVLQKLPKQLRNTDATCFDHCLEGCSLSIRYKATRKKELEDKLREQFMIYIEQARKISSSPSSNLLTTCLQYKAYLKLDDTRLNAILENRWQAFLKMTREDTSPNMNSGHVNVFSDDAKPLINSESRQQEQAIKTFVVSFTNHLSAAEYAKKLQHLDSIACDVGGTVSLRSVLRAYAMLAKQGFNESVGDETNRAFVRSFSAVVARDVLGLCVMKAFLQDPALLEEILTCFASVIGTSSLTLLPPVMDNMLQFLSAINIRKYPLLEGEEQKFYKLHRLMSEVMYMLLITRPNYVAHRLPQYLHVLQGLIGSIICYKESFPATQSLNSFEVLSISDLLLPIEKIMNTAVKKLEKDLRILAPYTLAQILHTIIQSKRPTTLQERIARKVYNVCFELIAVYDSHSSSYLLRTMDESSRLLYTDVVKQYKKYRSFKGMA is encoded by the exons ATGGATATGAAAAGCG AGATACTGAAGCGGCTCTCCAATCCGGAGCGCGTATTCGCCGACAACCTGGCGTACGGTGTAAAGTTGTGGAAATCCGCCAATTTCTACTACATGTCGAAGTACGACGTTATTTTCGAGTTTTTCCTCGATGGATTGGCCACGTTTTATCGCGAATTAAGCACGCTGGACGAGCAACAGTTTAACGAGCGTTGGCAGATCGTCAACAACTTTCTGGCGCTACCGTGTCCGTCGAACGCGCTTCCGGCAACGATCGTGGAACGGCTGCAGTCCATTCTGCGGTCACTTACAGAGCAAATACCGAACCGCCGGGAACAGCTGCTGGAGAGCACACTGACCGTCTCGTTCGATGGAAAGTTTAAGAACTTTTACAAATTCGATTTCGGCTCGTACGGAAAAGCGCTCCGGGTTGCCCTGGAATATTACAAAAAGTGTCTCAAAGAAACCAgaccgaaggaggaggaagagaagctgATTGATCGTATTTTTAGTGATGTGAAAATTTACATCAAATCCGCATCGGACGATCCAAGTTGGACCGAGGCGTTTGGTTTGATCCTAACACCCCTCTCGGAGGTGGTGCTGTCGCTGCAAATGCGTGGCATCGATCGGCACGAGGAACTGATGGAGTGCTTCAAGCAGGTTTACTTTGGCGAGGGTAAAGCATCGAACTATCACCGGGTGGTCGATCAGACGAAGAAACATCTCTTCATGGGCTGCTTCGATATGAACGTGTTACCGTTGCACGTGATCGCGCTACTGATCGAAGGATATCTGCGAGCGTATCGAGAGATGAAGCTCGAGGTGCTGCTATTTCTGAAATATTTCCTCCTGCATGCCTTCGTCGACGAGAGCCGCTCAATTCTGAAGAACACGCGGCAGATATTCGCCGTAACCAAGTACGTCTTTGCACTGCTGCGCAAGTACTTCATCAAAGTTGATCAGCAGCTAGTGATGGACTTTAATTTCACCGAACTATTCACACACAAGTTGAAGGAGTTTATCGATATCTGCGCGGCTTCCGATATGCTGCTCAAGGATCTGTTCAGTTTAATCTGCACAATCAACGATTACAATCCACTCATCCTCGAACAAACGATCGTCGGTATCATACTCAAGACGATGTTTCTGCGAAAGGATCCGGAAACGTTGCACCACTACCAGTGCATGCTGATATCCACGATGAAGATGTATATGAAGCTGAACAAGAACGAAAACTTCCGTGCCGAGTTGTTCATGAACTTGTCGGATCATCTGGAGGCAAACGATTTGAATGCGACCATTCGTGAGTTAAGAGGAAAGGGCGCGGGGAAGCGCAAGAGCAAACTTGGAACCAGCGAGGCTGATACCCCCTCGAAGAAGAGAAAACTGTTGAATGGAACCTCCGAAGCGGTGAACTCGGAAGATGATCAAATGTTCCTTGATCATCTTCTCGCCGAGGAGAAGAGCTCAGGCGAAGAGAGCAAGCCGGTCGCCCGGGTTCAGTTACAAAATCTGTGTCCCACACTGGCATTTGCCTGGCCGGATGTAGACGGTCGTTTGAGTGAAGCCATGATGCAGTACATTAAAACGTTGTTAACTGCGCGAAGCTTCGATTATTGGGATGCGATGATAGCCATGTTGAATGAAGCCCTCGAAACACCCTTGGACGAACATACGGAGAGCAGCATCTTTCAGTTCGAGCTGACCATGTGCTGGCTATGCTATTATTTTGCTGGCAATACGTTGATCGAGCATTCGAATCTATTCTGGGAGAAACTAACAAAACACTTTGAGGAGTTCGATGCAACGCTGTCGAACGTTTCCCGCACCTTGCTACTTGGAGAGGAGAAAAGTGATGCTAGGTTCTACGCTGCCTTCCTAAAGATGGTCTATTTCTATGCCAACTATCGATTGATGGTATGCTACTATCGACCGGATTCGATCGAGACGGAAGACAACCAGCAAGTTCATTCCTACCTCACGGAAGCCGAGTGGCAAACGCTTGAAGAACGGCTTGCGGTGAAGGATAAACCGCTTATGAATCGTATTATTCTACAAAAACTGCGTGAAAGTGATCTTACTGGCAATGAAgcgtttgctgcagcatccaATGATCGTCAAGCGGTGATTGACCGAGTGATAAACGATCAACCGGGTGAACATCTACGCTGGGTATTGCTCGATCGGTCGACAaacgtttggtttttggcgctGCTATCCCGACAGCAGCAGGCTAGTGTGGCCGATTATTTGTTGGACCGTGCATACTGTCCGCTGGAAGGGATAAAGCAAATCCTAGCAGGTATTACCACAAACCATGAGTTGATAGAGGTGTTTATGCTGACTGCATTTAAACGGATAACGGAGCACGTATTGACTGGATGTGAGAAAGCTATTTCTCGTAAAATACCGTTCGACGAATTGCTCGCCGGAACTGCGGAAGATGTAGTTCCTCGTTTAAAAAAGCTCCTTGAGCGATGCGCAAGTAAACGGTCTGATGGAATAACGGTTGAACTAGCAGATATAGATGAGTTGGATCATCTGCTGGCTGTGCTTGATGAGATAAGGATCGATGAAGtagaaatcgaacgaaaagtaGTGCTCGTTGCCGTCAATATGCTGCTGTATGCCGATATCAGTGTTTCAGGAAGCGAGCAACAGATAGCTCACATCCGTAATCAACTTATGA GACACATCAACCTTGGAACGGTGACTAACATATCAAGGTTTGCTAGGATTGAAACCTTGGTGAGTTTGTTCGGTCAATCGCCGCTATTGGCGGTAATTATACGTCAGCTGGCAACGAACCTAACGGAAGACGCGTTCGAAGAGTTCAAATCGCTTTTGGATAGTTTTAAGAAATGCAAAACTGAGCGATTCGCACTATTGTTGCTAATGTTTAATTTCCTCCAAAAG AACAATTCCAACAAGCTAAAATTGGTCCCCGCCGATCAACTAGGTGCACTTTTGGATGATTTTGTTGGCGTAATTGATGAGTTCGTTCTGCAGAAGCTTCCGAAGCAACTCAGGAATACGGACGCTACGTGTTTCGATCACTGCCTCGAGGGTTGCTCGTTAAGTATTCGTTACAAGGCGACCCGCAAAAAGGAGCTGGAAGATAAGCTCCGTGAGCAGTTTATGATTTACATAGAACAGGCT CGTAAAATTTCTAGCTCACCCTCCAGCAATCTGCTGACGACTTGCTTGCAGTACAAAGCGTATTTGAAGCTCGATGATACCCGTCTCAACGCGATTCTCGAGAACCGGTGGCAAGCTTTTTTGAAGATGACCCGGGAGGATACTTCCCCAAACATGAATTCGGGCCATGTTAACGTGTTCAGCGATGATGCCAAACCGTTAATCAACAGCGAGAGTCGACAGCAGGAGCAAGCCATTAAAACGTTTGTCGTATCCTTCACCAACCATCTATCTGCGGCCGAGTACGCCAAAAAGCTGCAGCACCTTGACTCGATTGCGTGCGATGTTGGTGGTACGGTCTCGTTACGATCGGTGCTACGTGCTTACGCAATGCTAGCAAAGCAAGGTTTCAATGAATCCGTTGGAGATGAGACGAATCGTGCCTTCGTTCGCAGCTTCTCGGCAGTGGTTGCTCGCGATGTTTTGGGGCTTTGTGTGATGAAGGCGTTCTTGCAAGACCCTGCACTGTTGGAAGAGATTCTGACCTGCTTTGCGTCCGTTATTGGCACTAGCTCGTTGACGCTGTTACCGCCGGTAATGGACAATATGCTGCAGTTTTTGAGTGCAATCAACATTCGCAAGTATCCTTTGCTGGAAGGCGAAGAGCAAAAGTTTTATAAATTGCACCGATTGATGAGTGAAGTTATGTACATGTTGCTTATTACTCGACCAAACTACGTTGCTCACCGGTTGCCACAGTATCTGCACGTGTTGCAAGGGCTGATTGGATCGATTATTTGTTACAAGGAGAGCTTCCCTGCTACCCAGAGTTTAAACAGTTTCGAAGTGCTCTCGATCTCGGATCTGCTCTTGCCAATTGAAAA AATAATGAACACGGCGGTGAAGAAGCTGGAAAAGGATCTACGCATCCTTGCGCCTTACACGTTGGCTCAGATCCTGCACACGATCATCCAAAGCAAACGGCCAACGACCCTGCAGGAACGTATCGCACGGAAAGTGTACAACGTGTGCTTTGAACTCATCGCCGTCTACGATTCACACTCGTCATCCTATCTACTACGCACAATGGATGAAAGTAGCCGCCTACTATATACCGATGTCGTGAAACAGTACAAGAAGTATCGCTCGTTCAAGGGAATGGCCTAA
- the LOC125957476 gene encoding zinc finger protein 92 homolog, with amino-acid sequence MNFSPFGTHFPGTIPGIHQFASSGLVSGVPTTSHDSSNRYHSINSNVNMAHFNQSHGPILGKFHRDQEANGGGGGGGGGAGGASNSNAKYNGHSSSGGSGGASGGGIPTTTSGQQYSNPYSQHSDSAAADHKQQQQQQQRGGNMYPQSSIGNGSGGTNGQSAQELSQDISALLQQADSKRVLQNPASWQSLAPGASVADYLSHLPGSALPLSLHHFLKYSAENIKKEAQNPLSSLDMSQSQGHNANGSHAGSGATGMILPASQTIASILGHQHPNHQAGGQGHGQAGHSGHQQVQAAAATSSTAGAAAGAGGAAGAADKKKKKKKKKPPKERKPRPKPGEIQVRTALDGSLLFLCPECQMAYPERELLEQHLIGHNLERRFICDICNAALKRKDHLTRHKQSHNPERPFSCTICLKAFKRKEQLTLHFVIHSGEKRHICQECGKGFYRKDHLRKHTRSHIARRLKAELSQQQGTDGATTSSTARGAQSNNGSTQQQPPPQPQQQSLQLSQQQQLQPPPQYHSLPPGAPGQSQMMS; translated from the exons atgaatttttcaCCCTTCGGAACCCACTTTCCCGGTACGATACCGGGAATCCATCAGTTCGCCAGCTCCGGACTCGTGTCGGGTGTACCGACGACATCGCACGACTCCAGCAATCGATACCATTCCATCAACTCGAACGTCAACATGGCCCATTTCAACCAGAGCCATGGTCCCATTCTGGGCAAGTTTCACCGTGACCAGGAGGCCAacgggggcggtggtggtggcggcggcggtgctggAGGGGCTAGCAACTCCAACGCGAAATACAACGGACATTCCTCctccggtggtagcggtggagcgtccggtggtggtattCCGACAACCACCAGCGGCCAACAGTACTCCAATCCGTACAGCCAGCATTCGGACTCGGCGGCAGCGGAtcacaagcagcaacaacagcagcagcagcgcggtgGTAACATGTACCCGCAGTCGTCGATTGGTAACGGTTCCGGTGGTACCAACGGCCAGAGCGCTCAGGAGTTGAGCCAGGACATTAGTGCACTGCTACAGCAGGCCGATAGTAAGCGAGTGCTACAGAATCCAGCCAGTTGGCAATCGTTAGCACCGGGTGCTTCGGTCGCGGACTATCTTTCGCATCTTCCGGGCAGTGCGCTACCACTTTCGCTGCATCACTTCCTCAAGTATTCGGCCGAGAACATCAAGAAAGAGGCACAGAATCCCTTGTCCAGCCTGGATATGTCACAATCGCAGGGACACAACGCTAACGGAAGCCATGCTGGCAGTGGTGCCACCGGGATGATCCTGCCGGCATCCCAAACCATCGCCAGCATCTTGGGCCATCAACATCCGAATCATCAAGCGGGTGGACAAGGCCACGGTCAAGCAGGCCATTCTGGCCATCAGCAGGTACAGGCAGCGGCCGCTACTTCTTCAACTGCTGGAGCGGCCGCTGGCGCAGGTGGTGCAGCCGGAGCGGcagataagaagaagaaaaagaagaaaaagaagccccCGAAGGAACGTAAACCACGGCCGAAACCGGGAGAGATCCAGGTGCGCACGGCACTCGACGGTAGTTTGCTCTTCCTATGCCCCGAGTGTCAGATGGCGTACCCGGAGCGTGAGCTGCTTGAACAGCATCTGATCGGGCACAACCTAGAGCGACGCTTCATCTGTGACATTTGCAATGCGGCACTCAAGCGGAAGGATCATCTGACGCGCCACAAGCAAAGCCACAACCCAGAGCGTCCATTCTCCTGCACGATCTGTCTTAAAGCGTTCAAACGTAAAGAGCAACTGACGCTTCACTTTGTCATCCACTCGGGTGAAAAGAGACACATCTGCCAGGAGTGTGGCAAAG GATTCTACCGGAAGGATCATCTCCGTAAGCACACCCGATCACACATAGCACGCCGGTTGAAGGCGGAACTGAGTCAACAACAGGGCACCGACGGAGCGACCACTTCCAGTACGGCCCGGGGAGCCCAGAGCAACAACGGCAGTActcagcaacaaccaccaccccaaccacAACAGCAATCCTTACAACTgtcccagcaacaacaactgcaaccaCCCCCACAGTACCACTCCCTTCCACCTGGGGCACCCGGCCAGTCGCAGATGATGTCGTAG